GAGTGTTGCATAAGATTCCCCTGATATGTTTATGAATAGGTTGCTTAAATCAACGCCGCCTGTGAATAGACCGAGAACCGGCATCAGTATGTCGTCTACAAGAGATCTCACAATTACTTGAAACGCACCACCGATTATGATACCAACAGCAAGATCAATGACGCTGCCACGACTGATAAACTTCTTGAACTCTTTCCACACACCACTCACCCCCCTCTACCCATGACGTTATAAAAAGATTATAATCTGGTTTAATTCCAAAAGCAAAGTCCAAAACACTCTTAATAAGCGGTTCGTTTTGATCTACTCACCAACACCATTATTAAAATAAGACTCTGCATTGCTTTCGATTGAGCTTCGGGCAACTCCAAAACATCATCTCAATAAGCGACAGCCTGCCCGTCTCTTCTGGGATCGGCTCCTCCAAATAGTATTCCAATATTTCTGTTGAACAAGACGGCATGAACCCCACCGAAGTAGGGATCATAGTCGTTTCTTACAGTTATGTCATGTCCCATTTCGATTAGCCTATTGTAAGCGTTAATTGATATCCTTCCTTCTATGGACATCGGGCCAGTCTGTGTCCTAAATACTCTGGGTGCGAGAATTGCTTGCTGCACAGTCATTCCGTGGTCAATGATGTTGCTTATCGTTTGAGCCACAGTAGTGATAATCCGTGTACCTCCTGGCGCGCCGATAGCCATATATGGTTCACCTTCAGGATCAAGAACGAGTGTAGGACTCATGCTACTGAGAGGTCGTTTGCCAGGTTCTACTGAGTTTGCTGAGCCGGGGGTTTTTACGAAGTCGTCCATGTGATTATTTAATAGAATCCCGGTACCTGGAACAACAACGCCGGAACCAAAGAAGTAATTTATGGATTTTGTAATAGCAACCATGTTTCCCTCTCTGTCCATAACAGAAAGATGAGTAGTGCTTCCGCTTTCGAACTTCCAGGGGTCACCGGGCTCGACGGAATCAAGTGGAATGCGCTTATCGATTTTCTCAGCAAGGATCCTAGCATAATCTTTCGAAGTTAGTCCCTCGAGAGGAACATCTACAAAGTCAGTATCCGCCATGTATTTTGATCTATCCGCAAAAATCAGTTTCATTGCCTCCGACCAGATGTGGACCGTCTCGGCAGTGTTGTCTCCCATCGATCCGACATCGAAATTTTCCATAATATTTAGAAGTTCAATCACATGAGTTCCTCCAGAGCTGGCAGGTGGAACTGACAGAATAGTGTAACCTCGATACGTGCCGACGACTGGTTTGCGAACCTTCACTTCATAATTTGCAAGATCATCCATTGTCATTACTCCGCCGCGTTTCTGAACTTCGGCCACAATCTTCTCGGCAATTTCCCCAGAATATATCGCGTCTTTCCCGTTCTCTACGATAGATCTTAGCGTATCGGCCAAGTCCTTTAGTACAATAGTCTCACCCACTTCATAAGGAATACCTCCGTATTTCAAATAGAGGTCTACGCCATTTTCCATCATCATTATCTT
This DNA window, taken from Mesotoga infera, encodes the following:
- the mscL gene encoding large conductance mechanosensitive channel protein MscL — encoded protein: MWKEFKKFISRGSVIDLAVGIIIGGAFQVIVRSLVDDILMPVLGLFTGGVDLSNLFINISGESYATL
- the ggt gene encoding gamma-glutamyltransferase; protein product: MRKFMFLLVSILIAGAVLASNPLNLYGRDAEGRNGVVAAAKPEASEVGIKILEMGGNAVDAAIATAFAIGVLEPNASGIGGGGFMIIKLADMDEAVVIDFRETAPNATSPTFFNLDENNRPVNYESVIGGKAIGVPGEVAGLLYALENYGTLSREEVIQPAIEWAEKGIPVTVNLFSIISDNYEKIMMMENGVDLYLKYGGIPYEVGETIVLKDLADTLRSIVENGKDAIYSGEIAEKIVAEVQKRGGVMTMDDLANYEVKVRKPVVGTYRGYTILSVPPASSGGTHVIELLNIMENFDVGSMGDNTAETVHIWSEAMKLIFADRSKYMADTDFVDVPLEGLTSKDYARILAEKIDKRIPLDSVEPGDPWKFESGSTTHLSVMDREGNMVAITKSINYFFGSGVVVPGTGILLNNHMDDFVKTPGSANSVEPGKRPLSSMSPTLVLDPEGEPYMAIGAPGGTRIITTVAQTISNIIDHGMTVQQAILAPRVFRTQTGPMSIEGRISINAYNRLIEMGHDITVRNDYDPYFGGVHAVLFNRNIGILFGGADPRRDGQAVAY